In the Haloferula helveola genome, one interval contains:
- a CDS encoding DUF4230 domain-containing protein yields the protein MEHQKEIWRTVRWSLVLGAFVLIAWLGVRFFQDSARSTASGIERGLDKILGALTNSDTRIVEGRAEVVERNEIAELALLELRMSATRSYENQAFILKYVSAGTKQLIIRGDYRVTAGYRLKPGVSLQVVDGTPVANFPEPEILGVELIDFQVLNEKDGWWNGVTAEDRAKVLRELRLQMRSEAEKSGALDVVEATLRTRMKDLIGADQVRIEHGTEKESTAAD from the coding sequence ATGGAACATCAAAAGGAAATCTGGAGAACCGTTCGCTGGAGCCTCGTGCTCGGCGCATTCGTGCTGATCGCGTGGCTCGGCGTCCGGTTCTTCCAAGACAGCGCGCGCAGCACCGCGTCCGGAATCGAGCGGGGTCTCGACAAGATCCTCGGCGCGCTGACGAACTCCGACACGCGGATCGTCGAAGGCCGGGCCGAAGTGGTCGAACGCAACGAGATCGCCGAACTCGCGCTCCTCGAACTGCGGATGTCGGCCACGCGCAGCTACGAGAACCAAGCCTTCATCCTGAAGTATGTTTCGGCCGGCACCAAGCAGCTGATCATCCGTGGCGACTACCGTGTGACCGCCGGCTACCGCCTGAAGCCCGGCGTCTCGCTGCAGGTGGTCGACGGCACGCCGGTCGCCAATTTCCCGGAGCCCGAGATCCTCGGCGTGGAACTCATCGACTTCCAGGTGCTCAACGAGAAGGACGGATGGTGGAACGGCGTGACCGCCGAAGACCGTGCGAAGGTGCTCCGCGAGCTCCGACTGCAGATGCGTTCCGAAGCGGAAAAGAGCGGTGCACTCGATGTGGTCGAGGCCACCCTTCGCACCCGCATGAAGGACCTGATCGGCGCCGATCAGGTCCGGATCGAACACGGCACGGAGAAGGAGAGCACCGCGGCCGACTGA
- a CDS encoding c-type cytochrome, whose translation MRLALLALACIPAARADLTATFTSGGATDTRTDRLPAIYVEKGESPTPFLAPGPFEVTWTGKLVIAERQRLYFSFEGDGSAALTVNGEEVLHAAGQLAAEQSERIRLNPGEHDVSVTYKSLDDGSGQFRLFWEERSFPRQSIPPTAFKTESKSSPERMGRELFAANHCAKCHLPASGLGSKPMAEMLEIAPILADSGGRLTEEWLAQWIASPASLKPDTRMPALVDASTDEGKQQAADLAAWLVTLKIADAPAAPDAGLAQKGGEHFHRFGCVACHNVPGAKEPDPGRVPLDRVAQKFQPGALVDFLKQPDKWYPHIGMPDFGLSDDEAQSIAAWLLAESGKNKHKDHGIPDGDATKGAELAKQLNCGACHAGLPLDVGGVPSLEAIFEKDWSKDGCLTARKDLPRFNLTDEESSALAAFSKTGAEPLKRHVPAEYASAKLESLRCTSCHDIDEVRSLLATTHIETKDLVAHIPGENEKLDQSRPHLTFIGEMLHASYLESMIDGKASPRPRPWLDMRMPAFHSHASGLAEGLAKMHGVPPGPPAKPEPDADLAAIGKTLISADGFGCNTCHAVGDTKATAAFEVEGVNFALAHDRLRKEWFMRWMANPLSVTPDTKMPVYSENGESQRTDILEGDAAAQFDAIWNYLLSVSE comes from the coding sequence ATGCGTCTCGCCCTCCTCGCCCTCGCCTGCATTCCTGCCGCCCGCGCCGACCTGACGGCAACGTTCACCTCCGGCGGCGCCACCGACACCCGCACGGACCGCCTGCCGGCAATCTATGTCGAGAAAGGCGAGTCCCCCACCCCGTTCCTCGCCCCGGGTCCCTTCGAGGTCACGTGGACCGGCAAGCTGGTCATCGCGGAACGCCAACGTCTCTACTTCTCCTTTGAAGGCGACGGCTCGGCGGCTCTGACCGTCAACGGTGAGGAGGTGCTCCACGCAGCCGGGCAACTCGCAGCTGAACAGTCGGAGCGGATCCGGCTCAACCCGGGCGAACACGATGTCTCGGTGACCTACAAGTCGCTGGACGACGGCTCCGGGCAGTTCCGGCTGTTCTGGGAAGAGCGCTCGTTCCCCAGGCAGAGCATCCCGCCGACCGCCTTCAAGACGGAATCGAAGTCGTCACCCGAACGGATGGGCCGCGAACTCTTCGCAGCCAACCACTGCGCGAAGTGCCACCTACCGGCCAGCGGACTCGGCTCGAAGCCGATGGCCGAGATGCTCGAGATCGCGCCGATCCTCGCCGACTCCGGCGGACGCCTGACCGAGGAATGGCTGGCGCAATGGATCGCCTCGCCGGCATCGCTCAAGCCGGACACCCGGATGCCCGCGCTCGTCGACGCCTCGACGGATGAAGGCAAACAGCAGGCCGCCGACCTCGCCGCGTGGCTGGTGACCCTGAAGATCGCCGACGCTCCCGCGGCACCCGACGCCGGACTTGCTCAAAAGGGCGGAGAGCACTTCCACCGCTTCGGCTGCGTGGCCTGCCACAACGTGCCCGGTGCGAAGGAACCCGATCCCGGACGCGTGCCGCTCGACCGAGTCGCGCAGAAGTTCCAACCCGGCGCCTTGGTCGATTTCCTGAAGCAGCCCGACAAGTGGTACCCGCACATCGGCATGCCCGACTTCGGACTGAGTGACGACGAAGCGCAGTCGATCGCGGCCTGGCTGCTGGCCGAATCCGGCAAGAACAAGCACAAGGACCACGGCATTCCCGATGGCGACGCCACCAAGGGCGCGGAACTCGCCAAGCAACTCAACTGCGGCGCCTGCCACGCCGGCCTGCCGCTCGATGTCGGCGGCGTTCCATCGCTCGAGGCGATCTTTGAAAAGGACTGGAGCAAGGACGGCTGCCTCACCGCCCGCAAGGACCTGCCGCGCTTCAACCTGACCGATGAGGAAAGTTCCGCGCTGGCGGCATTCTCCAAAACGGGCGCGGAGCCGCTGAAGCGCCACGTCCCGGCGGAGTATGCGTCCGCCAAGCTCGAATCGCTCCGCTGCACTTCCTGCCACGACATCGACGAAGTCCGCTCGCTGCTGGCCACAACACACATCGAGACCAAGGATCTCGTCGCCCACATTCCGGGCGAGAACGAGAAGCTCGACCAGTCACGACCGCACCTGACCTTCATCGGAGAGATGCTGCATGCGTCGTATTTGGAATCGATGATCGACGGCAAAGCCTCGCCCCGCCCCCGTCCGTGGCTCGACATGCGGATGCCCGCGTTCCACTCACACGCCAGCGGCCTCGCTGAAGGCCTCGCGAAGATGCACGGCGTCCCGCCGGGACCACCGGCAAAGCCGGAACCGGATGCGGATCTCGCCGCCATCGGCAAAACCCTGATCAGTGCCGACGGCTTCGGCTGCAACACCTGTCACGCCGTCGGAGACACCAAGGCAACCGCCGCTTTCGAAGTCGAGGGAGTCAACTTCGCTCTGGCCCACGACCGGCTCCGCAAGGAGTGGTTCATGCGCTGGATGGCCAATCCCTTGTCGGTCACGCCGGACACCAAGATGCCCGTCTACAGCGAGAATGGCGAATCGCAACGCACCGACATTCTCGAAGGCGACGCGGCCGCCCAATTCGACGCGATCTGGAACTACCTCCTGAGCGTCTCCGAGTGA
- a CDS encoding DUF6797 domain-containing protein — MRLPKLLTLLPLTASLHAAQWYEEMQIGPAFSSTFADTYQGEERVAAVKGILIDLGDGYRALFDTETLRYSTVYKGGLQWGGTPWTGAHGQLVKLANEEGSLLTTASGTGWADGAGSFEDKRPIIEYTLYTQKRKASKSEGPYGNVDNASFKGFYRHGSKIVLDYEVNGTRILDHPAVVDGRFVRYLQVAPHSEALVGLIADGSETKFTTSDGASVAADKNTLVTIAPSDKQLNLTIATGEGAVAPISLDSAIKGGPGLWQGKVETEADLSKDTKSPWVVDTITLPDDNPWKSKLRFGGFDFIDDNTAALSTWNGDVWVVSGIKEPGKLTWTRFAAGLFEPLGVKVVDGTIYVNGRDQITRLKDLNGDGEADHFEAFNRDVTVSPNFHEFAFDLQTDAQGNFYFSKAAPVRPGGRNFDAILPNHGTVIRVSPDGSSSEVIATGLRAPGGVGVGPNGEITTGENEGTWQPCCKINFMKPDQRPLFFGTEQSRQDLKDAPYTEPLCYLPMDVDNSGGSQVWVPKEAKWGLQAGEMLHLSYGQSTIYRVLPETVNGTLQGGVVPVPVKLRSSAMRARFHPDGSLYVLGFRGWQTNAASECAFHRIRYTGKPVTIPDQLHVTPKGVRIHFEVPLDEELATDPTSYSVQRWDYVRGPQYGSGEFSVDNPDEEARKVALGKESKGHKSRDNVKVTAAKLLDDGQTVEIELEGHKPSMQLKVSYDLETDEGDILNSSIHSTVREIPN, encoded by the coding sequence ATGCGACTCCCGAAGCTACTCACCCTTCTTCCGCTCACCGCCAGCCTGCACGCAGCCCAGTGGTATGAGGAAATGCAGATCGGCCCCGCGTTCAGCAGCACCTTTGCCGACACCTACCAGGGCGAGGAACGCGTCGCGGCCGTGAAGGGCATCCTGATCGACCTCGGCGACGGCTATCGCGCCCTGTTCGACACCGAAACGCTGCGCTACTCGACCGTCTACAAGGGTGGCCTCCAATGGGGCGGAACCCCGTGGACCGGCGCCCACGGCCAGCTCGTGAAACTCGCCAACGAGGAGGGCAGCCTGCTGACCACCGCCAGCGGCACCGGCTGGGCCGACGGCGCGGGCTCGTTCGAGGACAAGCGCCCGATCATCGAATACACGCTCTACACCCAGAAGCGGAAGGCATCGAAGTCGGAAGGCCCCTACGGCAACGTCGACAACGCCTCGTTCAAGGGCTTCTACCGTCACGGCTCGAAGATCGTCCTCGACTACGAAGTCAACGGCACCCGCATTCTCGACCACCCGGCCGTCGTCGACGGCCGATTCGTCCGCTACCTGCAGGTCGCGCCGCATTCCGAAGCGCTGGTCGGTCTGATCGCCGATGGCAGTGAAACGAAATTCACCACCTCCGACGGAGCCTCGGTCGCGGCCGACAAGAACACGTTGGTGACGATCGCACCGTCGGACAAGCAACTGAACCTGACCATCGCCACCGGCGAGGGTGCCGTGGCTCCGATCTCGCTGGATTCGGCGATCAAGGGCGGCCCGGGTCTGTGGCAAGGCAAGGTCGAGACCGAAGCGGACCTTTCGAAGGACACGAAGTCACCGTGGGTCGTCGACACGATCACGCTGCCCGACGACAACCCTTGGAAGTCGAAGCTGCGCTTCGGAGGGTTCGACTTCATCGACGACAACACCGCCGCCCTGAGCACCTGGAACGGTGACGTCTGGGTGGTGAGCGGCATCAAGGAACCGGGCAAACTCACCTGGACGCGCTTCGCCGCCGGACTGTTCGAACCGCTCGGCGTCAAGGTCGTCGACGGCACGATCTACGTGAACGGCCGCGACCAGATCACCAGGCTCAAGGATCTCAATGGCGACGGCGAGGCGGATCACTTCGAAGCCTTCAACCGCGACGTTACGGTATCGCCGAACTTCCACGAGTTCGCCTTCGATCTGCAGACTGACGCGCAAGGCAACTTCTACTTCTCCAAGGCCGCTCCGGTGCGCCCGGGTGGACGCAATTTCGATGCGATCCTGCCGAACCACGGCACGGTCATCCGCGTGTCGCCCGACGGATCCTCGTCCGAGGTGATCGCCACCGGCCTCCGCGCCCCGGGAGGTGTGGGTGTCGGACCGAATGGCGAGATCACCACCGGCGAGAACGAGGGAACCTGGCAGCCGTGCTGCAAGATCAACTTCATGAAGCCCGACCAGCGCCCGCTGTTCTTCGGCACCGAGCAATCGCGCCAGGACCTCAAGGACGCACCCTACACCGAGCCGCTGTGCTACCTGCCGATGGATGTCGACAACTCCGGCGGCTCGCAGGTGTGGGTGCCGAAAGAAGCCAAGTGGGGACTTCAGGCGGGCGAGATGCTCCACCTTTCCTACGGCCAGTCGACGATCTACCGCGTGCTGCCCGAGACCGTGAACGGAACGCTGCAGGGTGGCGTGGTGCCGGTGCCGGTGAAGCTGCGCTCGTCGGCCATGCGCGCCCGTTTCCATCCGGACGGCTCGCTCTACGTGCTCGGCTTCCGCGGCTGGCAGACGAATGCCGCCAGTGAGTGCGCCTTCCACCGCATCCGCTACACCGGCAAGCCGGTGACGATTCCCGACCAACTCCACGTCACTCCAAAGGGCGTGCGCATCCACTTCGAAGTGCCGCTCGACGAGGAACTCGCGACCGATCCGACGAGCTACTCGGTCCAGCGCTGGGACTACGTCCGCGGCCCGCAGTACGGGTCGGGTGAGTTCTCGGTCGACAACCCGGACGAGGAAGCCCGCAAGGTCGCGCTTGGCAAGGAGTCGAAGGGCCACAAGAGCCGTGACAACGTCAAGGTCACCGCCGCCAAGCTTCTCGACGACGGCCAGACGGTCGAAATCGAACTCGAGGGCCATAAGCCGTCGATGCAGCTCAAGGTCAGCTACGATCTCGAGACCGACGAAGGCGACATCCTGAACTCGTCGATCCACTCGACGGTCCGCGAGATTCCGAACTGA
- a CDS encoding glycoside hydrolase family 2 protein produces MKSPICPILPALAMLLQPGISAADGGWAPKDPPMLTRWAKDIDPSMPLPEYPRPQMTRERWANLNGLWNYSVVPAGTDQPDAWEGKILVPFGIESSLSGVKRPFRPDEVLYYQRDLTIPEDWKGDRVILHFGAVDYLSEVFVNGRKVGGHEGGYTPFSFDITDFLTPSGEQDLVVKVTDPTRQGGQPRGKQTLNPAGIMYTPTSGIWQTAWLEPVAEGGIEDFRAVPDLKSGSVKVTVDLYGGEQGDLIVTCGGRSVRGKAGDTLTMPVPDAVLWTPENPHLYDMTIELSRGGRTVDAVDTYFGMRSIELAEVDGVQRLLLNGKPYFMFGPLDQGFWPDGVYTAPTDEALKFDLEVTKKLGFNTTRKHIKIEPARWYHHADKLGLLVWQDMPSANSYDAPNPHPAIEREAYETQLREMIDHLENCPSIVMWVVFNESQGKHDVVKLVKAVRKLDPTRLVNEDSGYQNHGGPFLGVGDVDDFHPYPAPRAFDYPDHVAFVLGEYGGIGLKTGDNNPWQKKGWGYTTTETAEELENLYAKYNGRLREFRDEKGLCAAIYTQLTDVEIEINGLLTYDRELKVDPEWIAKANRFEWFGPEFTGIVPTSRDVSQEYLVTFEKPAEGWMKPDADTGSWNARPGGFGTENTPGTGKIGTEWNGSDIWLRRSFTLPKLTEDQMKDLAIELYHDDDVEVYVNGVLALQREGYVTEYTPFRLPDDAKAALKPGEENLIAIHCRQSHGGQYVDFGLGVLDDGR; encoded by the coding sequence ATGAAGTCCCCAATCTGCCCGATTCTGCCCGCCCTCGCCATGCTCCTCCAACCCGGTATTTCCGCCGCAGATGGGGGGTGGGCTCCGAAAGACCCGCCGATGCTTACCCGATGGGCGAAGGACATCGACCCGTCGATGCCCCTGCCCGAGTATCCGCGTCCCCAGATGACCCGCGAGCGCTGGGCGAACCTCAACGGATTGTGGAACTACTCGGTGGTGCCGGCGGGCACCGACCAACCGGATGCCTGGGAGGGCAAGATTCTGGTGCCGTTCGGGATCGAGAGCTCGCTCAGCGGCGTCAAGCGCCCGTTCCGGCCGGACGAGGTCCTGTATTACCAGCGCGACCTGACGATTCCGGAAGACTGGAAAGGTGACCGGGTGATCCTGCATTTCGGGGCGGTCGACTACCTCAGCGAGGTGTTCGTCAACGGCCGCAAGGTCGGCGGCCACGAGGGCGGCTACACCCCCTTCAGTTTCGACATCACCGATTTTCTCACTCCGTCGGGCGAGCAGGATCTGGTGGTCAAGGTCACCGATCCGACCCGGCAGGGTGGCCAGCCTCGGGGCAAGCAGACGCTCAACCCTGCCGGGATCATGTATACGCCGACTTCAGGTATCTGGCAGACCGCTTGGCTCGAGCCGGTGGCCGAGGGCGGCATCGAGGACTTCCGGGCCGTCCCGGATCTCAAGTCCGGATCGGTGAAGGTCACCGTCGACCTGTATGGCGGCGAGCAAGGCGATCTCATCGTGACCTGCGGAGGGCGGAGCGTCCGCGGCAAGGCGGGTGACACGCTCACCATGCCCGTGCCCGACGCGGTGCTCTGGACACCCGAGAATCCGCACCTCTACGACATGACCATCGAGCTGAGCCGCGGTGGCAGGACGGTGGATGCGGTGGACACCTATTTCGGCATGCGCTCGATCGAGCTCGCGGAGGTCGACGGCGTGCAGCGGCTGCTTCTCAATGGCAAACCGTACTTCATGTTCGGACCGCTCGACCAGGGGTTCTGGCCGGACGGAGTCTACACCGCCCCGACCGACGAGGCGCTGAAGTTCGACCTCGAGGTCACCAAGAAGCTCGGCTTCAACACGACCCGCAAGCACATCAAGATCGAGCCGGCGCGTTGGTACCATCATGCCGACAAGCTCGGCCTCCTCGTGTGGCAGGACATGCCGTCCGCCAATTCCTACGATGCTCCGAATCCGCATCCGGCGATCGAGCGCGAGGCCTACGAGACGCAGCTTCGCGAGATGATCGACCATCTCGAGAACTGCCCCTCCATTGTCATGTGGGTCGTCTTCAACGAAAGCCAGGGCAAGCATGACGTCGTGAAGCTGGTGAAGGCGGTGCGCAAGCTCGACCCGACGCGACTCGTCAACGAGGACAGCGGTTACCAGAATCACGGTGGTCCGTTTCTTGGCGTCGGCGATGTCGATGACTTCCATCCGTATCCGGCGCCGCGGGCTTTTGATTATCCCGACCACGTCGCGTTCGTGCTCGGCGAATACGGAGGAATCGGGCTCAAGACCGGCGACAACAACCCGTGGCAGAAGAAGGGCTGGGGCTACACTACCACCGAGACCGCGGAAGAGTTGGAGAACCTCTACGCGAAGTACAACGGACGGTTGCGCGAGTTCCGCGACGAGAAGGGGCTGTGTGCCGCGATCTACACCCAGCTCACGGACGTGGAGATCGAGATCAACGGCCTGCTCACCTACGACCGCGAGCTCAAGGTCGACCCCGAGTGGATCGCCAAGGCCAACCGCTTCGAGTGGTTCGGTCCGGAATTTACCGGCATCGTGCCGACGTCCCGCGACGTGTCGCAGGAGTATCTGGTGACCTTCGAGAAGCCGGCGGAAGGATGGATGAAGCCCGATGCCGACACCGGATCGTGGAACGCGCGGCCGGGTGGATTCGGAACGGAGAACACGCCGGGAACCGGCAAGATCGGCACCGAGTGGAATGGCTCGGACATCTGGCTCCGCCGCTCGTTCACCTTGCCGAAACTGACTGAAGACCAGATGAAGGACCTGGCGATCGAACTTTATCACGACGACGACGTGGAAGTGTATGTCAACGGTGTGCTCGCGTTGCAGCGGGAAGGCTACGTCACCGAGTACACGCCGTTCCGGCTTCCGGATGATGCCAAGGCGGCACTCAAGCCGGGTGAAGAGAACCTCATCGCGATCCACTGCCGTCAGTCGCACGGTGGCCAGTATGTCGACTTCGGGTTGGGCGTGCTGGACGACGGTCGGTAA
- a CDS encoding DUF456 domain-containing protein — protein sequence MWDAIVGWEGWSGIGAVGGWTVTVCLLLVGLAGCFIPVIPGHLFILIASIFHYFAFRPDSGVEWWTFVVLVALLAASQAFEFISGAAGSRWFGGTKWGAAGAMVGGIVGMFFMPFGLILGPLLGAYAFEALFAKQETAPAVVSGVGSAVGTLASLVVKLIVGLAMIAWFFFDVFFVG from the coding sequence ATGTGGGACGCGATCGTCGGCTGGGAAGGATGGAGCGGAATCGGCGCTGTCGGGGGCTGGACCGTGACGGTCTGCCTGTTGCTGGTCGGTCTCGCCGGGTGCTTCATCCCGGTGATCCCGGGGCATTTGTTCATCCTGATCGCCTCGATCTTCCACTACTTCGCCTTCCGTCCGGACTCCGGGGTGGAATGGTGGACCTTCGTGGTTCTCGTGGCGCTTCTGGCGGCGTCCCAAGCCTTCGAATTCATCAGCGGGGCGGCCGGCTCCCGATGGTTCGGAGGAACGAAGTGGGGTGCGGCCGGGGCGATGGTCGGCGGGATCGTCGGGATGTTTTTCATGCCCTTCGGATTGATTCTGGGGCCGTTGCTCGGCGCCTACGCCTTCGAGGCGCTTTTCGCGAAGCAGGAGACCGCGCCGGCGGTCGTGTCCGGGGTCGGCTCGGCGGTCGGCACGCTGGCTTCGCTGGTGGTGAAGCTGATCGTCGGGCTGGCGATGATCGCTTGGTTCTTTTTCGACGTGTTCTTCGTCGGGTAG
- a CDS encoding arylsulfatase: MMMRTLLISLLALCASLDARPTNLVFIMIDDAGVGDFGCYGGEHIPTPNVDRMAAEGMRFTNDYSGSAVCAPTRCVLMTGKHPGHGVRRANQSLKGLLPLPDSDFTVAESLKEAGYATGGFGKWGLGNPGTPGVPEKQGFDLFYGYYDQVHAHDYYPDHLIRNSEKVPLPGNTGGKQETYTHTLIAEETFKFIREHKDEPFFVYACWTPPHGKYVIPDASAFDKKPWTQMVKNYAAMVALMDHDTGRLLDLLKELGIEKDTLVIFTSDNGPNPPFVKPLDSAGGLRGVKRDLHEGGIRAPFVAWWPGTVKAGSESDLLCGHLDWFATCAEIAGSKPPELKDGISLLPELTGKGELSKREAMYWEIYEGPGPFQQAVRMGDWKGYRQGTKDTLTLFDLSKDPAEKDDVASEHPDVVKRIEAIMKREHVPSPNYKALEGPKRRKKK; the protein is encoded by the coding sequence ATGATGATGAGAACCCTACTGATTTCCCTGTTGGCGCTGTGCGCGTCGCTCGACGCCCGCCCGACCAACCTCGTGTTCATCATGATCGATGATGCCGGGGTCGGTGACTTCGGTTGCTACGGCGGCGAGCACATCCCGACTCCGAACGTCGACCGGATGGCGGCGGAAGGCATGCGCTTTACCAATGACTACTCGGGCAGCGCGGTGTGCGCGCCGACCCGCTGCGTGCTGATGACCGGCAAGCACCCGGGCCACGGTGTCCGTCGCGCGAACCAGAGCCTCAAGGGTCTGCTTCCCTTGCCCGATTCGGATTTCACCGTGGCCGAGTCGCTGAAAGAGGCGGGCTACGCGACCGGCGGCTTCGGCAAGTGGGGGCTCGGCAATCCCGGGACGCCGGGCGTTCCTGAGAAGCAGGGCTTTGACCTGTTCTACGGTTACTACGACCAGGTCCACGCCCACGACTACTACCCCGACCACCTGATACGGAACTCGGAGAAGGTGCCGCTGCCGGGCAACACGGGAGGCAAGCAGGAGACCTACACCCACACGCTGATCGCCGAGGAGACCTTCAAATTCATCCGCGAGCACAAGGACGAGCCGTTCTTCGTTTACGCCTGCTGGACGCCGCCGCATGGCAAGTACGTGATCCCCGATGCGTCCGCATTCGACAAGAAGCCGTGGACGCAGATGGTGAAGAACTACGCCGCGATGGTCGCGCTGATGGACCACGACACCGGCCGCTTGCTCGACCTGCTCAAGGAGCTCGGCATCGAAAAGGACACGCTGGTGATCTTCACGTCCGACAACGGACCGAACCCGCCCTTCGTCAAGCCGCTCGACAGCGCCGGCGGGTTGCGCGGCGTGAAGCGCGACCTTCACGAGGGCGGCATCCGCGCACCCTTCGTCGCGTGGTGGCCGGGAACGGTGAAGGCCGGCAGCGAGTCGGACCTGCTTTGCGGCCACCTCGACTGGTTCGCGACCTGCGCCGAAATCGCAGGATCAAAGCCACCGGAGCTCAAGGATGGGATCTCGTTGCTGCCGGAACTCACCGGCAAGGGCGAGCTGAGCAAACGGGAGGCGATGTACTGGGAGATCTATGAAGGCCCTGGCCCATTCCAGCAGGCGGTGCGGATGGGTGACTGGAAGGGCTACCGTCAGGGAACCAAGGACACGCTCACGCTCTTCGACCTCTCGAAGGACCCGGCCGAGAAGGACGACGTGGCGTCCGAGCACCCCGACGTGGTGAAGCGCATCGAGGCGATCATGAAACGCGAGCACGTTCCGTCGCCGAACTACAAGGCGCTCGAGGGTCCGAAGCGCCGGAAGAAGAAGTGA
- a CDS encoding sulfatase, whose translation MRRLLFLTTLALSVARAADRPNVLLICVDDLRPELACYGVDYIHSPNIDKLAEAGRLFERHYVQAPTCGASRYTLLTGRYDRKNGGNGALFARAGKLEDPPVHPSLPRFLLDHGYQTVSVGKVSHHPGGRGGSDWDDDTKHEMPGAWSRHLQPTGPWKHPRGIMHGLAHGEIRVKAGDMDLYQAEEGGDEIYPDGLITNTALGELKTLAEDDRPFFLAVGIIRPHLPFGAPKKYLDLYKDTELPPILHPEKPEGKTTWHGSGEFMKYNRWGKDPRKDNDFATEVRRHYAACVSYADAQVGRLMAALEATGELDNTIVLLWGDHGWHLGEHAIWGKHALFEESLRSPLIIRYPDIPQPGKKASGVVETVDIFATLCDLTGLEAPEGLDSRSLMPLIKDPAAEGEAALSYHGGASTLRNDRYRLIAHKNGHSELYDHQADGSETKNLAEKHPDVVKEMRATIKARMKP comes from the coding sequence ATGCGCCGCCTGCTCTTCCTCACCACCCTCGCCCTGTCGGTCGCCCGCGCCGCCGACCGCCCGAACGTCCTGCTGATCTGCGTCGATGACCTGCGGCCCGAACTCGCGTGCTACGGCGTCGACTACATCCACTCGCCGAACATCGACAAACTCGCGGAAGCGGGCCGGCTTTTCGAGCGCCACTACGTCCAGGCCCCGACCTGTGGGGCGTCGCGCTACACGCTCCTGACCGGACGCTACGACCGCAAGAACGGCGGCAACGGCGCTCTTTTCGCAAGGGCCGGAAAGCTGGAAGACCCGCCCGTTCATCCTTCGCTTCCCCGGTTCCTTCTCGATCATGGCTACCAAACCGTCTCGGTCGGAAAGGTCAGCCACCACCCTGGCGGTCGCGGTGGCAGCGACTGGGACGACGACACGAAGCACGAGATGCCCGGGGCGTGGAGCCGGCACCTGCAGCCGACCGGCCCGTGGAAGCATCCGCGGGGCATCATGCACGGCCTCGCCCATGGTGAGATCCGGGTGAAGGCGGGAGACATGGACCTTTACCAAGCCGAGGAGGGCGGCGACGAGATCTACCCGGACGGGCTGATCACCAACACGGCTCTGGGCGAACTCAAGACGCTGGCCGAGGACGACAGGCCCTTCTTCCTCGCCGTCGGCATCATCCGTCCGCACCTGCCCTTCGGCGCTCCGAAGAAGTATCTCGACCTCTACAAGGACACCGAACTCCCGCCCATTCTCCACCCGGAGAAGCCCGAGGGCAAGACGACGTGGCACGGCTCGGGTGAGTTCATGAAATACAACCGCTGGGGCAAGGACCCGCGGAAGGACAACGATTTCGCCACCGAGGTCCGTCGGCACTACGCCGCATGTGTCAGCTACGCCGACGCCCAGGTCGGACGCCTGATGGCCGCGCTCGAGGCGACCGGCGAGCTCGACAACACGATCGTGCTGCTCTGGGGCGATCACGGCTGGCACCTCGGCGAACATGCGATCTGGGGCAAGCACGCGCTGTTCGAGGAATCGCTCCGTTCACCGCTCATCATCCGCTACCCGGACATCCCGCAGCCGGGCAAGAAGGCGAGCGGTGTCGTCGAGACCGTCGACATCTTCGCCACGCTCTGTGACCTCACCGGCCTTGAAGCGCCCGAAGGCCTCGACAGCCGCAGTCTGATGCCACTGATCAAGGATCCCGCGGCAGAAGGAGAAGCCGCGTTGTCCTATCACGGCGGCGCCTCCACCCTTCGCAACGACCGCTACCGGCTGATCGCGCACAAGAATGGCCACTCCGAACTCTACGACCACCAGGCCGACGGCAGCGAGACGAAGAACCTCGCCGAAAAGCACCCGGATGTCGTCAAGGAGATGCGCGCCACGATCAAGGCGCGCATGAAGCCCTGA